Proteins from one Vespa crabro chromosome 11, iyVesCrab1.2, whole genome shotgun sequence genomic window:
- the LOC124428033 gene encoding uncharacterized protein LOC124428033 codes for MSFWPRRRFRITPLRAVAAFCFMIVLFWYSLGRQEVPQQPCSVPEEYTEKLHELAYRAHLVLAKLGIVHFLCLGALWGQVRIGRALPWARKVELCLVDTLRDDVLITKAFREVGLSATYLHAAGVYRVQEHEVGEDSPKVEIVVFEEDAVTQMVRRVGWTRRVLPPDCEFSPSLQCFPPQLVIPPLPAKQFGGRLMPVPREGIELQKYHYPNDWWLEIKPTDCTETQEINS; via the exons ATGAGTTTTTGGCCGCGAAGAAGATTCCGTATAACGCCGCTACGAGCTGTAGCAGCGTTTTGCTTCATGATCGTGCTGTTTTGGTACAGTCTCGGTCGGCAAGAAGTACCACAGCAACCCTGTAGTGTTCCGGAAGAGTATACTGAGAAATTGCATGAACTTGCCTACAG GGCACACTTGGTGTTAGCTAAACTGGGCATCGTGCATTTTCTGTGTCTGGGCGCGCTCTGGGGTCAAGTTCGAATAGGTCGGGCACTGCCCTGGGCTCGCAAGGTCGAACTCTGCTTGGTTGATACCTTAAGAGACGACGTTCTCATTACAAAAGCATTTCGAGAGGTAGGCTTAAGTGCTACGTATCTTCACGCTGCTGGAGTTTATCGTGTCCAGGAGCATGAGGTTGGCGAAGATTCTCCTAAAGTGGAGATCGTTGTCTTTGAAGAGGATGCCGtg ACTCAAATGGTAAGAAGGGTAGGATGGACGAGAAGGGTCTTACCACCAGATTGCGAGTTTTCACCGAGTTTGCAGTGCTTTCCGCCTCAGCTGGTGATTCCTCCTTTACCAGCAAAACAATTTGGTGGCCGATTAATGCCCGTACCAAGAGAGGGCATCGAACTACAAAAGTATCACTATCCCAATGATTGGTGGCTGGAAATCAAGCCTACAGATTGCACCGAAACtcaagaaataaattcatag